The nucleotide sequence TTGCCAATGCAACAGGGCGTAAATATGTACGTATGGCATTAGGTGGTGTGCGTGATGAAGCAGAAATTCGTGGTCATCGCCGTACTTATATCGGTGCAATGCCAGGTTCTCTAATGATGAAAATGGCTAAAGTTGGCGTGCGTAATCCGCTGTTCTTGTTAGATGAAATCGACAAAATGGCTCAAGATATGCGTGGTGACCCTGCCTCAGCATTGCTTGAAGTGTTAGACCCAGAGCAAAATAAAGCCTTTAACGACCACTATTTAGAAGTCGATTACGATTTATCTGATGTGATGTTTGTGGCAACTTCAAACTCGATGAACATTCCGCCAGCGTTGTTAGATCGTATGGAGGTGATTCGTCTTTCGGGTTATACCGAAGATGAAAAAATGCACATCGCTCGTGATCATTTACTAGCTAAACAGCAAGAAAATAACGGACTAAAAGAAGGCGAACTCACCGTTGAAGATAGTGCGATTTTAAGCATTATCCGCTACTACACCCGTGAAGCAGGCGTGCGTGGGCTTGAGCGTGAAATTGCTAAAATCTGTCGTAAAGCAGTAAAAGCCTTAGTGCTAGACAAAAAATTGAAATCGATTAAGGTTACTGAAAGTAATATCGAAGACTACTTGGGCGTAAAACGTTTTGACTACGGCAAAATGGATAGCCAAAACCGCATTGGGGAAGTAACAGGTTTAGCATGGACAGAAGTAGGTGGTGATTTACTCACCATTGAAACTGCCTCTGTGGCGGGTAAAGGTAAATTCTCTTACACAGGTTCATTAGGCGATGTGATGAAAGAATCTATCCAAGCGGCAATGGTTGTGGTTCGTTCTCGTGCAGATAAATTGGGTATTGCGGCAGACTTCCATGAAAAACGTGATATCCACGTTCACGTACCCGATGGAGCAACACCAAAAGATGGCCCTAGTGCGGGTATCGCAATGTGTACGGCTTTAATTTCGAGCCTAACAGGTAACCCTGTTCGTAAAGAAGTAGCGATGACAGGCGAAATCAGCCTACGTGGAAAAGTATTGCCAATCGGCGGCTTAAAAGAGAAATTACTTGCAGCCCACCGAGGTGGTATTACAACGGTTATTATTCCAAAAGAGAATGAAAAAGACTTGGAGGAAATTCCGGAAAATGCCAAAGCAGCATTACGTATTCACGCCGTAGAGACGATTGATGAAGTGCTTGCAATTGCTCTTGAAAACCCACCGATGGGAATTGAAGTATTGCCGAAAGCGGAAATCAAAGTGAAAAAGTCGCGTACTAAAGCAACGGTTCAATAATAGTAATAAAGGTGCAGCAATGCACCTTTATTTATATTTCCAATTATCGTGACATGAAAATAGCTACAAAATGTCTAAGAAATTATATCTGAATGCCAAGATTTCAACTTATGGCTACGTGAAGGTAACCGCTTTTTATGTCTTTAACAGATAGAGAAAAAGGGGGTTGTTTCAACTCACAGCCACGCGGAGGTGGCCGCTTTCCGCATTTTCGAAAATAACGCAATGATTAGTCGTTTCAACTCACAGCCACGCGGAGGTGGCCGCACCATATGGCAACACAAACCACCCCATTTCAGGGTTTCAACTCACAGCCACGCGGAGGTGGCCGCTCCCTATATGAAAAGCATTGTGCTGCAAGGCTTTGTTAGCGCCTTTTCGCTAAACGCCTGTATAGGGAGTGTTTTTAGTATAGCACAATTCGAATTGAGCCAATACTTTTTATAACTTATTGATTGTTAAAGAACTTTTATGATCGCTAACCTCCCCCTGTTTTGGT is from Mannheimia varigena and encodes:
- the lon gene encoding endopeptidase La, with the protein product MAPRKKKAIELPLLPLRDVVVFPYMVMPLFVGREKSIQALRSAMDSNKQLFLVTQQDPNKEDPSKDDMYSVGVTANIIQMLNLPDGTVKVLVEGQTRAKIEQIHDDENGFWAAIQPIYSEYDEENEELKTIAKTTLTEFENYVKNNKKIPAEIIPKLQKITLEDRLADTIASNLIAPVKKKQELLEQPNLIARFEALLIAMATEMDTLETETRIRNRVKQQMEKNQRDYYLNEQIKAIQKELGNNDDVEQSELDKLKEKIDAAKLPTDVKDKLDGEFRKLKAMPQSSSEATVVRTYIDWILQMPWHKKSAVKKDLAKAQEVLDKDHYGLERVKDRIVEYLAVQSRLNKLKGPILCLVGPPGVGKTSLGQSIANATGRKYVRMALGGVRDEAEIRGHRRTYIGAMPGSLMMKMAKVGVRNPLFLLDEIDKMAQDMRGDPASALLEVLDPEQNKAFNDHYLEVDYDLSDVMFVATSNSMNIPPALLDRMEVIRLSGYTEDEKMHIARDHLLAKQQENNGLKEGELTVEDSAILSIIRYYTREAGVRGLEREIAKICRKAVKALVLDKKLKSIKVTESNIEDYLGVKRFDYGKMDSQNRIGEVTGLAWTEVGGDLLTIETASVAGKGKFSYTGSLGDVMKESIQAAMVVVRSRADKLGIAADFHEKRDIHVHVPDGATPKDGPSAGIAMCTALISSLTGNPVRKEVAMTGEISLRGKVLPIGGLKEKLLAAHRGGITTVIIPKENEKDLEEIPENAKAALRIHAVETIDEVLAIALENPPMGIEVLPKAEIKVKKSRTKATVQ